The Pseudonocardia broussonetiae DNA segment GATCGCCCCTGGTAAACTCGCTGACGGGTCCGGCTGCAGTCCGTGGCGGCCGTGACCGTCTCCCGTCGCCGCGAACCGTCCGGCGCCGGCCTCACGGCACAGCAACGGAAGAGGACAGACCGTGGCTCTCGACGCCGCACAGAAGAAGACCGTGCTCGACCAGTACGCCACCCACGAGGGTGACACCGGTTCCCCCGAGGCCCAGATCGCCCTGCTGACCAAGCGGATCGTCGACCTCACCGAGCACCTGAAGATGCACAAGCACGACCACCACTCCCGCCGCGGACTGCTGCTGCTCGTCGGTCGCCGTCGCCGGCTCATCAAGTACCTCCGCGAGGTCGACGTCGCGCGCTACCGGTCGCTC contains these protein-coding regions:
- the rpsO gene encoding 30S ribosomal protein S15, with product MALDAAQKKTVLDQYATHEGDTGSPEAQIALLTKRIVDLTEHLKMHKHDHHSRRGLLLLVGRRRRLIKYLREVDVARYRSLIERLGIRR